From a region of the Syngnathoides biaculeatus isolate LvHL_M chromosome 2, ASM1980259v1, whole genome shotgun sequence genome:
- the klhl21 gene encoding kelch-like protein 21, translated as MENPVLQTQPSTLAFFDTAHAFNLLRGIHELRAERKFFDVTLCAEGREFHCHRTVLAAASTYFRAMFAGTLRESIMDRVVLHEVSAELLGLLVDFCYTGRVTVTQDNVDLLLKTADLFQFPSVKEACCTFLEQRLDVSNCLEIQDFAEAYACRELAASARRFVLKNLMDLAKGTDFERLPWKRLLEFVSDDELCVDKEETVYQIAVRWVKADLQRRLHYWPELLQQVRLPFVRRFFLLAHVESDPLVYLSPTCLRMVNEARSFQSCEYDRHDRPCRRMRPRPSTGLAEILVVVGGCDQDCDELVTVDCFNPQTGQWRYLAEFPDHLGGGYSIAALGNDMYVTGGSDGSRLYDGVWRYKSSVNEWTEVSPMLKAREYHSSCVLKGQLYVVASDSTERYDHTLDCWEALPPMLHAMDNCSTTTCNGRLYAIGCLAGEDTMAVQSYDPAGKDWAMVNCGQLPPWSFTPKTVTLNGLIFFVRDDSADVDVYNPLKNEWDKISPMNQVHVGGSVAALGGKLFVSGGYDNTFELSDVVEAYDPATRTWSVAGRLPQPTFWHGSVSIFRQFMPLVSNAFEPTSAPDANAIHLHRHQRHQALHNLNNNVNQDMNAAH; from the exons ATGGAGAATCCCGTCTTACAGACGCAACCGTCCACCCTGGCGTTTTTTGACACGGCCCATGCCTTCAACCTGCTGCGAGGAATCCATGAGCTCCGCGCAGAGCGAAAGTTTTTTGACGTGACTTTGTGCGCCGAGGGCCGTGAGTTCCACTGCCACCGCACGGTGTTGGCTGCCGCCAGCACCTACTTCCGTGCCATGTTCGCCGGTACGCTTCGGGAGAGCATAATGGACCGTGTTGTTCTCCATGAGGTTTCGGCTGAGCTTTTGGGGTTGCTGGTGGACTTCTGCTACACAGGACGGGTCACTGTCACGCAGGACAACGTGGATCTTCTTCTGAAAACGGCAGATCTGTTTCAGTTCCCGTCGGTCAAAGAGGCCTGCTGTACTTTTCTGGAACAGCGTCTGGATGTTTCCAACTGCTTGGAAATCCAGGACTTTGCAGAGGCCTACGCTTGCCGAGAGCTGGCGGCCAGCGCACGCCGCTTTGTCCTCAAAAACCTAATGGATCTCGCTAAAGGGACAGACTTTGAGCGATTGCCTTGGAAGCGCCTCCTTGAGTTTGTGTCCGATGATGAGCTGTGCGTGGACAAAGAGGAGACTGTTTATCAGATCGCAGTGCGCTGGGTGAAGGCTGACCTCCAGCGGAGACTGCACTACTGGCCCGAGCTCCTCCAGCAGGTCCGACTCCCTTTCGTAAGGAGGTTCTTTCTTTTGGCCCATGTTGAGAGCGACCCCCTTGTCTACCTTTCACCCACCTGCCTCCGCATGGTGAACGAGGCCCGTAGCTTCCAGTCCTGCGAGTATGACCGTCACGATAGGCCCTGCCGCCGGATGCGCCCACGGCCTTCCACTGGACTAGCTGAGATCTTGGTCGTGGTGGGAGGTTGCGACCAGGACTGTGATGAGCTGGTCACAGTCGACTGTTTCAACCCGCAGACGGGCCAGTGGCGCTACTTGGCAGAGTTCCCGGATCATCTCGGTGGGGGCTACAGCATAGCTGCCCTCGGGAATGATATGTATGTCACTG GCGGCTCTGACGGCTCCCGCCTTTACGACGGCGTGTGGCGCTACAAGTCGAGCGTCAACGAATGGACGGAGGTGTCGCCCATGCTGAAGGCCCGCGAGTACCACAGCTCGTGCGTGCTGAAAGGTCAGCTGTACGTGGTGGCGTCGGACAGCACCGAGCGCTACGACCACACGCTGGACTGCTGGGAGGCCTTACCGCCTATGCTGCACGCCATGGACAACTGCTCCACCACTACGTGCAATGGCCGGCTGTACGCCATCGGATGTCTCGCCGGGGAGGACACCATGGCCGTCCAGAGCTACGACCCAGCCGGCAAAGATTGGGCCATGGTCAACTGTGGACAGCTGCCCCCGTGGTCCTTTACGCCTAAAACGGTGACCCTCAATGGCCTCATCTTTTTTGTCAG GGATGACTCTGCAGACGTTGATGTGTACAACCCCCTGAAGAACGAGTGGGATAAGATTAGTCCTATGAACCAG GTCCACGTCGGAGGCAGTGTGGCCGCGCTGGGCGGCAAACTGTTTGTATCCGGGGGTTATGACAACACGTTCGAGCTGTCGGACGTAGTGGAAGCGTACGACCCGGCCACTCGCACCTGGAGCGTCGCGGGCCGGCTGCCTCAGCCTACCTTCTGGCATGGCAGCGTCAGCATATTCCGTCAGTTCATGCCTCTGGTGTCTAATGCCTTTGAGCCCACCAGCGCCCCGGACGCAAATGCCATCCATCTGCACCGGCACCAGCGTCACCAGGCTTTACACAACCTGAACAACAATGTAAACCAGGACATGAACGCAGCCCACTGA
- the zbtb48 gene encoding telomere zinc finger-associated protein, with protein sequence MCAAEHAQRVLSALNQQRAAGSFCDARLKLTDGVVFAAHRSVLACFSQIFQGGDMATAPPSVEFCLQECSSEGLELLLDFVYTGKLKLEPSVLDKVQSAASSLSVPEALAMCQQFRDKPTDAVPLLKRGRGRPRKTTSEVFLISGDGPNKQTVAKQQSVLEGIADGVKVPATATTRSGRVVKGPRRMISDEDTACDVPGSERAPSHFSEREHPEDEDQNTELQAGQAQIVELPSHLSNTGAVEDETDPLERNNCDSDEEYIPTHKSSPTVASPPRARRRRRSSLESGHCETEEGESSVQCPVCHKVFKSKYYLKVHNRRHTGEKPFGCPKCGKHYFRKENLLIHELRHCTATQTFTCRTCSSSFKEKEELRAHVVSHAEQMPYKCSQCAEHFMYKKHLMCHMMKVHGYPKPHACPQCPKTFWTRYEQRVHEASKHRGEKPFVCEECGHRASSRNGLQMHIKAIHRNERPFLCSICGHAFSQKNNLNMHLRVHSGERPYQCHLCGKTFRTQASLEKHHRTHTGERPFPCDVCEQRFTEKGALLRHKASKHEEGRPHCCHICNKTFKAKEQLRVHLRRHKGMRKFECDDCGYKFTRQAHLRRHVLIHKRTENYNPRQRKLRNVVVDDRDGGPGDFDATKPAEPTTVTMDAVDVSSTGLGSSCMVTVVIE encoded by the exons ATGTGCGCCGCTGAGCACGCACAGCGTGTCCTGTCCGCCTTAAACCAGCAGAGAGCAGCAGGGAGCTTTTGTGACGCCCGTCTTAAATTGACCGATGGTGTTGTCTTCGCTGCCCATCGTAGCGTCCTGGCCTGCTTTAGTCAAATCTTCCAGGGGGGCGACATGGCCACTGCTCCACCCAGCGTGGAGTTCTGCCTTCAAGAGTGCTCAAGCGAGGGCCTAGAACTGTTGTTGGACTTTGTCTACACTGGGAAACTGAAGCTGGAGCCGAGCGTCTTGGACAAGGTGCAGAGTGCGGCGTCCAGTTTGAGTGTCCCTGAAGCGCTCGCAATGTGTCAACAATTCAGGGACAAACCCACCGATGCGGTCCCTCTTCTCAAGCGAGGGCGCGGCCGACCGAGAAAAACAACTTCTGAGGTTTTTCTTATCTCGGGTGATGGGCCAAACAAGCAGACAGTGGCTAAACAGCAGTCTGTTTTGGAGGGAATTGCAGATGGCGTAAAAGTACCCGCCACCGCGACCACCCGCTCGGGCCGAGTTGTCAAAGGGCCCAGACGGATGATCTCTGATGAAGACACTGCCTGTGATGTCCCGGGCAGCGAGAGAGCTCCGTCTCATTTTTCAGAGCGAGAACATCCTGAAGACGAGGATCAGAACACTGAGCTACAAGCAGGTCAAGCACAG ATTGTCGAGCTGCCGAGCCACTTAAGTAATACGGGGGCCGTTGAGGACGAAACCGACCCTTTGGAGAGGAACAACTGCGACTCTGATGAGGAGTACATTCCCACCCACAAATCCAGTCCCACCGTGGCGTCTCCGCCGAGAGCTCGGCGACGTCGGCGGAGTTCGCTTGAGAGTGGCCATTGTGAAACGGAGGAAGGAGAATCCTCTGTGCAATGTCCCGTCTGTCACAAAGTCTTCAAGAGCAAATATTACCTCAAAGTGCACAACAG ACGGCATACTGGCGAGAAACCGTTTGGTTGTCCTAAGTGTGGAAAGCACTACTTCAGAAAAGAGAATCTTCTAATTCATGAGCTCAGGCACTGTACTGCAACACAG ACGTTCACGTGTCGGACATGCTCGTCGTCATTTAAAGAGAAAGAGGAGCTTCGTGCGCATGTCGTCTCCCATGCCGAGCAGATGCCCTACAAG TGTTCACAGTGCGCTGAACATTTCATGTACAAGAAACACCTGATGTGTCACATGATGAAGGTCCATGGCTACCCCAAACCACATGCT tgtcCACAGTGCCCGAAAACCTTCTGGACCCGCTACGAGCAGAGAGTGCATGAAGCCTCCAAACACCGCGGGGAAAAGCCGTTTGTGTGCGAGGAGTGTGGCCATCGAGCGTCCAGTCGCAATGGCCTGCAGATGCACATCAAAGCTATCCACAG AAACGAGCGGCCCTTCCTATGTAGCATTTGCGGCCACGCcttctcccaaaaaaataaccttAACATGCACCTGCGCGTGCATAGTGGCGAAAGACCATACCAGTGTCACTTGTGTGGCAAAACTTTCCGCACGCAAG CTAGCCTTGAAAAACACCACCGAACGCACACGGGCGAGCGGCCCTTCCCCTGCGACGTGTGCGAGCAGCGCTTCACAGAGAAGGGCGCACTCCTTCGCCACAAGGCTAGTAAGCACGAAGAGGGTCGCCCCCACTGCTGCCACATATGTAACAAGACTTTTAAAG CCAAAGAACAACTGCGGGTCCATCTACGTCGCCATAAGGGTATGAGGAAGTTCGAGTGTGACGACTGTGGCTACAAGTTTACCCGACAG GCACACCTGCGTCGACACGTTCTGATTCACAAGCGGACCGAGAACTACAACCCACGACAGAGGAAACTGAGGAACGTGGTTGTGGATGACCGCGACGGAGGTCCGGGTGACTTTGATGCCACCAAACCAGCAGAGCCCACAACAGTCACTATGGATGCGGTTGATGTCTCATCCACTGGCCTGGGGTCCAGTTGCATGGTGACAGTGGTGATTGAGTAG